The following proteins come from a genomic window of Gottfriedia acidiceleris:
- the sucD gene encoding succinate--CoA ligase subunit alpha has product MSVFINKDTKVIVQGITGSQGLFHTTQMLEYGTKIVGGVTPGKGGTDIAGVPVFNTVKDAVEATGANASVIYVPPAFAADAIMEAVDAELDIAICITEGIPVLDMVKVKKYMEGKKTRLVGPNCPGVITPDECKIGIMPGYIHKKGHVGIVSRSGTLTYEAVHQLTQAGIGQSTAVGIGGDPVNGTNFIDVLKAFNEDPETYAVIMIGEIGGTAEEEAAEWVQANMAKPVVGFIGGQTAPEGKRMGHAGAIIAGGKGTAKEKMATMESCGIKVALTPAVMGETLIGALKERGLYEQCKTHEALV; this is encoded by the coding sequence ATGAGCGTATTCATTAATAAAGATACAAAAGTCATTGTACAAGGTATTACTGGTTCACAAGGCTTATTCCATACAACTCAAATGTTAGAGTATGGTACTAAAATCGTTGGTGGTGTAACTCCTGGTAAAGGTGGAACTGACATTGCTGGCGTACCTGTATTCAATACAGTTAAAGATGCAGTTGAAGCTACTGGTGCTAATGCATCTGTAATCTACGTACCACCAGCATTTGCTGCTGATGCGATCATGGAAGCAGTTGATGCAGAATTAGATATCGCAATTTGTATTACAGAAGGTATTCCAGTACTTGATATGGTAAAAGTTAAAAAGTACATGGAAGGCAAAAAGACAAGATTAGTTGGTCCTAACTGCCCTGGTGTTATCACTCCAGATGAGTGTAAAATTGGTATCATGCCTGGTTACATTCATAAAAAAGGTCATGTAGGAATCGTATCACGTTCTGGTACATTAACATATGAGGCTGTACATCAATTAACACAAGCTGGTATTGGTCAATCTACAGCTGTAGGTATTGGTGGAGACCCTGTAAATGGAACAAACTTCATCGATGTATTAAAAGCATTCAATGAAGATCCAGAAACTTATGCAGTTATTATGATTGGTGAAATCGGTGGAACTGCAGAAGAAGAAGCTGCTGAGTGGGTACAAGCTAATATGGCGAAACCAGTAGTAGGATTCATTGGCGGTCAAACAGCTCCAGAAGGTAAACGTATGGGACATGCTGGTGCAATCATCGCAGGCGGTAAAGGTACTGCTAAAGAGAAAATGGCTACAATGGAAAGCTGTGGCATTAAAGTTGCACTTACTCCTGCAGTAATGGGCGAAACTTTAATTGGTGCATTAAAAGAGCGTGGCTTATATGAACAATGTAAGACACATGAAGCTTTAGTATAA
- the sucC gene encoding ADP-forming succinate--CoA ligase subunit beta, translated as MNIHEYQGKEILRSYGVKVPNGKVAFTVEEAVEAAKELGTAVCVVKAQIHAGGRGKAGGVKVAKNLDEVNTYASEILGKVLVTHQTGPEGKEVKRLLIEEGCDIKKEYYVGLVLDRATSQVVLMASEEGGTEIEEVAEKTPEKIFKEYIDPAVGLQGFQARRIAFNINIPSNLVNKAVKFMMGLYAAFIEKDCSIAEINPLVVTGDGEVMALDAKLNFDSNALYRHADILAYRDLEEEDPKEIEASKYDLNYISLYGNIGCMVNGAGLAMATMDIIKHYGGDPANFLDVGGGATAEKVTEAFKIILSDQNVKGIFVNIFGGIMKCDVIAEGVIEATKQVGLHLPLVVRLEGTNVELGKKILNESGLNIVAADSMADGAEKIVALVG; from the coding sequence ATGAATATCCATGAGTATCAAGGGAAAGAAATCCTACGAAGCTATGGCGTCAAAGTACCAAACGGTAAAGTTGCATTCACTGTTGAAGAAGCAGTAGAAGCAGCTAAAGAATTAGGTACAGCTGTATGCGTAGTAAAAGCTCAAATTCACGCTGGTGGCCGCGGTAAAGCGGGTGGCGTAAAAGTAGCGAAAAATTTAGATGAAGTAAATACATATGCTAGTGAAATTCTAGGTAAAGTATTAGTTACTCATCAAACTGGACCAGAAGGTAAGGAAGTTAAGCGCTTACTTATCGAAGAAGGCTGCGATATTAAAAAAGAATATTATGTTGGTTTAGTTTTAGACCGCGCTACTTCACAAGTTGTATTAATGGCTTCTGAAGAAGGTGGAACTGAAATTGAAGAAGTAGCAGAAAAAACACCTGAAAAAATCTTTAAAGAGTATATTGATCCAGCAGTAGGTCTACAAGGCTTCCAGGCTCGTCGTATTGCGTTCAATATCAACATTCCAAGCAACTTAGTAAACAAAGCTGTAAAGTTCATGATGGGCTTATATGCTGCGTTTATCGAAAAAGATTGCTCAATCGCTGAAATTAACCCATTAGTAGTTACAGGTGATGGAGAAGTAATGGCATTAGATGCAAAGTTAAACTTTGACTCAAATGCTTTATATCGTCATGCAGATATTCTAGCTTACCGTGACTTAGAAGAAGAAGATCCAAAAGAAATCGAAGCTTCTAAGTATGACTTAAACTATATTTCTTTATACGGAAATATCGGATGTATGGTTAATGGTGCTGGTCTAGCAATGGCTACAATGGATATCATCAAACACTACGGTGGAGATCCGGCTAACTTCCTTGATGTGGGGGGCGGTGCTACAGCTGAGAAAGTTACAGAAGCGTTTAAAATCATCCTTTCTGACCAAAATGTTAAAGGGATTTTCGTTAATATCTTCGGTGGCATCATGAAGTGTGATGTTATTGCTGAAGGTGTAATCGAAGCAACTAAACAAGTTGGTTTACACTTACCATTAGTAGTTCGTTTAGAAGGAACGAATGTTGAATTAGGTAAGAAGATTCTTAATGAGTCAGGCTTAAACATTGTTGCAGCAGATTCAATGGCTGATGGCGCTGAAAAAATCGTTGCACTTGTAGGCTAA
- the dprA gene encoding DNA-processing protein DprA yields MKKKIRLIHLHHFLFENYQAIKKILLFDPHLENLYRYSPSTFKTTFQMTTKAAETLYNQLHSTSIFDILKESYKKNIKIITIYDDLYPDLLREICDPPFVLYLKGNQKILNEQFMLSIIGARKPTLFAKIICDSIILGLIRENCVIVSGMASGCDSIAHNSAIFHNGSTIAVVGCGLDYIYPKENRNLFNEISLNHLVISEYPSYIRPEKRYFPRRNRIIAGLSKGLIVLEAKEKSGTMITANFAIQYNREVFAVPGPIIMEEYKGNHRLIQDGAKLITCTNDILEEF; encoded by the coding sequence ATGAAAAAGAAAATTCGACTTATTCATTTGCATCATTTTTTATTTGAAAACTATCAAGCAATCAAGAAGATTCTTCTCTTTGATCCACATTTAGAAAACCTCTATCGATATTCACCTTCTACATTTAAAACTACATTTCAAATGACTACCAAAGCCGCTGAAACATTATATAATCAACTTCATTCAACTTCCATTTTTGATATTTTAAAAGAAAGCTATAAAAAAAATATTAAAATTATTACAATTTATGATGATTTATATCCGGATTTGTTAAGGGAAATATGTGATCCTCCGTTCGTTTTATATTTAAAAGGTAATCAAAAAATTCTTAATGAACAATTCATGTTGAGTATAATTGGAGCTAGAAAACCAACTTTATTTGCGAAAATTATTTGTGATTCAATAATATTAGGGCTGATAAGAGAAAATTGTGTTATTGTAAGTGGAATGGCATCTGGATGTGATTCAATTGCACATAATTCAGCTATTTTCCACAATGGATCAACGATTGCAGTTGTCGGATGTGGGTTAGACTATATTTATCCGAAAGAAAACCGTAACTTATTTAATGAAATATCATTAAATCATTTAGTTATTAGCGAATATCCATCTTATATTAGACCAGAAAAAAGATATTTTCCTAGAAGAAATAGAATTATTGCTGGGTTATCAAAAGGTTTAATCGTTTTAGAGGCTAAGGAGAAGAGCGGGACGATGATTACTGCAAATTTTGCAATTCAATATAATAGAGAGGTATTTGCAGTGCCAGGTCCGATTATAATGGAAGAATATAAAGGAAATCATCGATTAATTCAGGATGGAGCGAAGTTAATTACATGTACAAATGATATTTTAGAGGAATTTTAG
- the topA gene encoding type I DNA topoisomerase, with protein MAENLVIVESPSKAKTIEKYLGKKFKVIASMGHVRDLPKSQMGIEIENDYNPKYITIRGKGPVLKDLRSAAKKAKKIYLAADPDREGEAIAWHIANTLNIDTSSDCRVVFNEITKDAIKESFKKPRPINMNLVDAQQARRVLDRLVGYNISPLLWKKVKKGLSAGRVQSVALRLIIEREKEIESFQPEEYWTIKSKALTKKETFDTSFYGVNGKKLELNSETDVKNVLSQIKGDHFEVQSVTRKERKRNPATAFTTSLLQQEAARKLNMRAKKTMMIAQQLYEGISLGSGGQVGLITYMRTDSTRISDVAAEEAKSYIIDTYGADFVATNKKSEKKSDKVQDAHEAIRPTSTLRSPDTIKAHVSRDQYRLYKLIWERFVASQMASAVLDTVKVDLINNDVIFRANGSVVKFPGFMKVYIESNDDGTEEKDRILPPLAEGEKVKLEDILPEQHFTQPPPRYTEARLVKTLEELGIGRPSTYVPTLETIQKRGYVSLDNKRFVPTELGQIVFDLVVEFFPEVINIEFTVQMEGDLDKIEDGNVNWIQIIDQFYRGFEKHLEIAEKEMQKVEIRDEPAGEDCELCGSPMVFKMGRYGKFMACSNFPDCRNTKAIVKDIGVKCPTCKDGNIIERKSKKNRIFYGCTNYPECEFLSWDKPIARPCPKCENLLVEKKMKKGIQVQCVSCDYKEDQQV; from the coding sequence ATGGCAGAAAATTTAGTTATAGTGGAGTCCCCTTCAAAGGCTAAAACAATAGAAAAGTATTTAGGTAAAAAATTCAAAGTAATCGCATCAATGGGACATGTTCGAGATCTACCTAAAAGCCAGATGGGGATTGAAATAGAAAACGATTACAACCCAAAATACATAACAATCCGTGGAAAAGGTCCAGTTTTAAAGGATTTAAGATCTGCTGCGAAAAAAGCAAAAAAAATCTATCTAGCAGCCGATCCAGATCGCGAAGGTGAAGCAATAGCATGGCATATTGCGAATACACTCAATATCGATACATCATCGGATTGTCGTGTAGTGTTTAATGAAATTACAAAAGATGCTATAAAAGAGTCTTTTAAAAAACCTAGACCAATTAATATGAATTTAGTTGACGCACAGCAAGCAAGACGGGTATTAGATCGTTTAGTAGGGTATAACATAAGCCCATTACTATGGAAGAAAGTGAAAAAGGGCTTAAGTGCTGGTCGAGTTCAATCTGTCGCTCTAAGACTGATCATCGAGCGAGAAAAAGAGATTGAAAGCTTCCAACCTGAAGAATATTGGACAATTAAAAGTAAAGCTTTAACAAAGAAAGAAACATTTGATACTTCTTTTTACGGAGTTAATGGTAAAAAATTGGAATTGAATTCTGAAACAGACGTGAAAAATGTTTTATCACAAATAAAAGGTGATCACTTTGAAGTTCAGAGTGTTACAAGAAAAGAACGTAAACGTAATCCAGCAACTGCTTTTACTACTTCCTTATTACAACAGGAAGCAGCTAGGAAATTAAATATGCGTGCAAAGAAAACGATGATGATTGCACAGCAATTATATGAAGGGATTTCCCTAGGTAGTGGAGGACAGGTCGGATTAATCACATATATGAGAACTGATTCAACTAGAATATCCGATGTTGCCGCTGAGGAAGCAAAATCTTATATAATTGATACTTATGGTGCAGATTTTGTTGCTACAAATAAAAAAAGCGAAAAAAAATCAGATAAAGTACAAGATGCACACGAAGCAATTAGACCAACGTCAACTTTACGTTCGCCTGATACAATCAAAGCACATGTTAGTCGTGATCAATATCGTCTTTATAAATTAATATGGGAACGTTTTGTTGCTAGTCAGATGGCATCAGCCGTACTAGATACGGTTAAAGTTGATTTAATTAATAATGATGTAATATTTAGAGCTAATGGGTCAGTAGTTAAATTCCCTGGCTTTATGAAGGTATATATAGAAAGTAATGATGATGGCACAGAAGAAAAAGATCGAATCCTTCCACCATTAGCTGAAGGTGAAAAAGTTAAATTAGAAGATATATTACCTGAACAACATTTTACTCAACCACCTCCACGTTACACGGAAGCTAGATTAGTAAAAACGCTTGAAGAGTTAGGAATAGGTCGACCATCAACATATGTACCAACTCTAGAAACGATTCAGAAACGTGGATATGTTTCCTTAGATAATAAACGATTTGTACCTACTGAACTAGGGCAAATAGTATTTGATTTAGTCGTTGAGTTTTTCCCAGAAGTAATTAATATTGAGTTTACGGTTCAAATGGAAGGTGACCTTGATAAAATTGAAGACGGCAATGTGAACTGGATTCAAATCATCGATCAATTTTATAGAGGTTTTGAGAAACACTTAGAAATAGCTGAAAAAGAAATGCAAAAAGTTGAAATTAGAGATGAACCTGCTGGAGAAGACTGTGAACTATGTGGAAGCCCGATGGTATTTAAAATGGGCAGATACGGTAAGTTCATGGCGTGCTCGAACTTTCCAGATTGCAGAAATACAAAAGCAATTGTAAAAGATATTGGTGTCAAATGTCCTACATGTAAAGATGGGAATATAATTGAACGAAAATCGAAAAAGAATCGAATATTCTATGGATGCACGAATTATCCAGAATGTGAATTCTTATCTTGGGATAAGCCAATTGCAAGACCTTGTCCGAAATGTGAAAACTTATTAGTTGAAAAGAAAATGAAAAAAGGTATTCAAGTTCAATGTGTATCTTGTGACTACAAAGAAGATCAACAAGTGTGA